From a region of the Bdellovibrio bacteriovorus genome:
- a CDS encoding tryptophan 2,3-dioxygenase family protein: protein MKYPPVHYHSYLGLDPLLNSQHRKSEEYGKPAHDEMLFIITHQAYELWFKQVLFELDSVLEIFKKPKVAETDMGLMSARLERSVAILKMIIGHVDILETMTPLDFLDFRDMLYPASGFQSFQWRLLETKLGLRMDDRLSYNQAPFYKSLSGSQQGEMQKVISQPSLYDSVEKWLERTPFLQGEDFNFWDSYKKAVATMFQEDMDIVKNNPRLSDEDKKKNIEGLQATLKSFDALFDEQAFEQLRKEGQFRLSYKGMHAALLIQIYRDQPALQTPFRIIRALLDIDETMTTWRYRHALMAMRMLGQKIGTGGSSGHKYLADATAKHKIFGDFFNLTTFFIPRSKVPPLPKSMTDRMNFHY, encoded by the coding sequence ATGAAATACCCTCCGGTGCATTATCACAGCTACTTGGGCCTAGATCCTTTACTGAACTCTCAGCATCGTAAAAGCGAAGAGTACGGAAAGCCGGCCCACGACGAGATGCTTTTCATCATCACGCACCAGGCTTACGAGTTGTGGTTTAAACAAGTTCTTTTTGAATTGGATTCGGTTCTAGAAATTTTCAAAAAACCCAAAGTCGCTGAAACCGACATGGGTTTGATGAGTGCGCGCTTAGAAAGATCCGTGGCGATTTTGAAAATGATCATCGGGCACGTCGATATTTTAGAAACCATGACCCCACTTGATTTCTTAGATTTCCGCGACATGCTTTACCCGGCTTCCGGCTTTCAAAGCTTCCAGTGGCGTTTGTTAGAAACGAAATTGGGCTTGCGCATGGACGATCGCCTTTCTTACAACCAAGCGCCTTTTTATAAGTCCTTAAGCGGAAGTCAGCAGGGCGAAATGCAAAAGGTGATCTCGCAACCGTCTCTTTACGACTCTGTCGAAAAGTGGCTAGAGCGCACGCCCTTCCTTCAAGGTGAAGATTTTAACTTCTGGGATTCATATAAAAAAGCCGTGGCAACCATGTTCCAAGAAGACATGGACATTGTGAAAAACAATCCGCGCCTAAGCGATGAAGATAAAAAGAAAAACATCGAAGGTTTACAGGCCACTCTAAAAAGTTTCGATGCTCTTTTTGACGAACAAGCCTTTGAACAACTGCGCAAAGAGGGCCAATTCCGCCTGAGCTACAAAGGTATGCACGCGGCTTTGTTAATTCAGATTTATCGCGATCAGCCGGCCCTTCAAACTCCGTTCCGTATCATCCGTGCCCTTTTGGATATCGATGAGACTATGACAACGTGGCGCTATCGCCATGCTTTGATGGCGATGCGTATGTTAGGTCAGAAGATCGGCACTGGCGGATCAAGTGGTCACAAGTATCTTGCCGATGCGACAGCGAAACACAAGATCTTCGGAGATTTCTTTAACCTTACGACCTTCTTCATCCCTCGCTCGAAAGTTCCACCACTTCCGAAGTCGATGACGGATAGAATGAATTTTCATTATTAA
- a CDS encoding threonine aldolase family protein produces MKRGFGSDNHAGIHPQILNSLAKANIEHAPSYGTDEWTEQANENFRQHFGKDAQVFFVFNGTAANVTALRALTRPYHSVLCGDVSHINVDECGAPELLAGCKLVPIPTTNGKMKVEDLEKAFIRRGDQHYSQAQVLSITQPTELGTTYSLEELKSLITWAKSKKLYVHIDGARIANAAAYLKKSFREFTTDLGVDVVSFGGTKNGLMMGEAVVFLNKDLAQDFKYIRKQSTQLPSKTRFIACQFQAYLENGLWKEIADHSYTMALYLHEAVRNIPGVNVREVPQSNAVFATIPSHWVKTLREKYFFYVWDENTFECRWMTSWDTQKEDIDGFAELLKELAK; encoded by the coding sequence ATGAAACGCGGTTTCGGCAGCGACAATCATGCTGGCATTCACCCGCAGATTCTAAATTCACTTGCTAAAGCCAATATTGAACACGCGCCCTCTTATGGGACGGACGAGTGGACCGAACAAGCGAATGAAAACTTTCGTCAGCACTTCGGGAAAGACGCTCAGGTCTTTTTCGTTTTTAACGGCACAGCGGCGAATGTAACGGCTTTGCGAGCCCTGACTCGTCCCTACCATTCCGTACTTTGTGGAGACGTCTCTCACATCAACGTCGATGAGTGTGGCGCCCCGGAGCTCTTAGCGGGATGTAAACTCGTTCCTATTCCGACCACAAACGGAAAGATGAAAGTCGAAGACTTAGAAAAAGCTTTCATTCGGCGAGGAGATCAGCACTACTCTCAAGCACAGGTTCTTAGTATCACGCAACCGACCGAACTAGGTACAACCTACAGCCTGGAAGAACTTAAATCGCTGATCACTTGGGCGAAAAGTAAAAAACTTTATGTGCATATCGATGGAGCTCGCATCGCCAATGCCGCGGCTTATTTGAAAAAATCCTTCAGGGAATTCACGACAGATCTAGGCGTCGATGTCGTGTCATTCGGAGGCACGAAAAATGGCCTGATGATGGGTGAAGCTGTTGTGTTCCTCAACAAGGACCTGGCGCAGGATTTTAAATACATCCGCAAACAGAGCACGCAGCTTCCTTCCAAGACTCGTTTTATCGCCTGTCAGTTTCAAGCATATTTAGAGAACGGTCTTTGGAAAGAGATCGCCGATCATTCTTACACTATGGCCTTGTATCTGCACGAGGCTGTTCGTAATATTCCTGGTGTGAACGTGCGCGAGGTTCCGCAAAGTAATGCGGTCTTTGCAACGATCCCAAGTCACTGGGTGAAAACCCTGCGCGAAAAATATTTCTTTTACGTGTGGGATGAAAACACTTTTGAATGCCGTTGGATGACCTCTTGGGACACACAAAAAGAAGACATTGATGGCTTTGCCGAACTTTTAAAGGAGCTTGCAAAATGA
- a CDS encoding peroxiredoxin codes for MAAKIAMGKKVPNFKIPSSNGDTFSLTDLKGKKVILYFYPKDSTPGCTTEGIEFNELLAQFKKQNAVVYGISRDSLKSHDKFICKYDFKFELLSDEDEEVCQLFDVIKEKNMYGKKVMGIERSTFVIDEDQKLVGEFRKIKAQGHAAEILKFIKEL; via the coding sequence ATGGCCGCTAAGATCGCAATGGGAAAGAAAGTTCCCAATTTTAAAATTCCTTCTTCTAACGGAGACACGTTTTCTCTGACTGATTTAAAAGGGAAAAAAGTAATCCTTTATTTTTATCCTAAAGACAGCACACCGGGTTGCACGACCGAAGGCATAGAGTTTAACGAATTACTGGCGCAGTTTAAAAAGCAGAACGCGGTTGTCTATGGAATTTCACGCGACAGTTTGAAATCTCATGATAAGTTTATCTGCAAGTACGACTTTAAGTTTGAACTTCTTTCTGATGAAGACGAAGAAGTTTGCCAGCTTTTCGACGTGATCAAAGAAAAGAACATGTACGGCAAAAAAGTGATGGGTATTGAGCGCAGTACTTTCGTGATCGACGAAGATCAAAAACTCGTCGGAGAATTCCGTAAGATTAAAGCTCAGGGGCACGCGGCTGAGATCCTGAAATTCATCAAAGAACTTTAA
- a CDS encoding proline-rich domain-containing protein, which produces MATTSAPKPIMKPTKVDEPKDKSLNVFARYFEQADSIHREAWWVLNDERRPVGKSPFGKVQRALLSSQNIKLSNKSLFSCDRYLVQRDVMGLNGFPQKAEVFEKCSEKSAAKRIAAFSAAHELEVQVTFYPENLQEILGLNAGVLNKPIQCTLRGNDKEQLIALNCKDWAQDRTQEQMVRLDVYDYQKEGRDLIKLRGKVYENLRDIRKIVADVPMAGKIQVTETELYAPPVEPAPVPTPTPTKTPVKAERPANAPPLELPPEGQEQVHVQENGEPVQEPQEPAALTPLPGSPEQPTFAIPAARGVDPDVMMQRAVEQQGGPVIDVEPHPENPQNPEGGEGAEPQPEAPQIPAGGVPHGR; this is translated from the coding sequence GTGGCAACTACTTCGGCGCCTAAACCGATCATGAAACCCACCAAAGTCGATGAGCCAAAAGATAAAAGCTTGAATGTATTTGCGCGTTATTTCGAACAAGCTGACTCCATTCATCGAGAGGCATGGTGGGTCTTAAATGATGAGCGCCGACCTGTGGGGAAATCCCCCTTTGGAAAAGTTCAGAGAGCTTTATTGTCCTCACAGAATATCAAGCTTTCCAATAAATCTCTTTTTAGCTGCGACCGTTATTTGGTCCAGCGTGATGTCATGGGTTTGAATGGTTTTCCGCAAAAAGCGGAGGTCTTCGAGAAATGCAGTGAGAAGTCGGCGGCTAAACGCATTGCTGCTTTTTCGGCGGCGCATGAGTTGGAAGTTCAAGTGACTTTTTATCCCGAAAACCTGCAAGAAATTTTGGGGCTTAATGCGGGGGTTTTAAATAAACCCATTCAGTGTACTTTGCGCGGAAACGACAAAGAGCAGTTGATTGCTCTAAATTGCAAAGACTGGGCGCAGGATCGTACACAAGAACAAATGGTGCGTTTGGATGTTTACGACTATCAAAAAGAAGGCCGTGATCTGATTAAATTGCGCGGAAAAGTGTACGAGAATCTGCGTGATATACGTAAGATCGTCGCCGATGTCCCGATGGCTGGTAAAATTCAAGTCACTGAAACAGAATTGTATGCACCGCCAGTAGAACCGGCACCTGTACCGACTCCAACTCCAACTAAGACACCGGTGAAGGCGGAGCGACCCGCGAATGCGCCTCCCTTGGAGCTTCCTCCTGAAGGCCAGGAACAAGTGCATGTGCAGGAGAATGGAGAGCCCGTTCAAGAACCCCAAGAGCCTGCTGCTTTAACGCCTTTGCCTGGATCGCCGGAACAGCCAACCTTTGCAATTCCTGCGGCGAGAGGTGTGGACCCGGATGTCATGATGCAACGGGCGGTGGAGCAGCAAGGTGGGCCGGTGATAGATGTTGAACCTCACCCTGAAAACCCGCAGAATCCAGAGGGTGGGGAGGGCGCTGAGCCCCAACCTGAAGCCCCGCAAATTCCTGCAGGAGGAGTGCCTCATGGCCGCTAA
- a CDS encoding formimidoylglutamase encodes MSWFHPIDKHLLFTKNDKEDPRLGECVQLFPKGDLQQLTSLDFDFALLGYPDDEGIALNGGRPGAQNAPTQVRTFLYKMTPHLASTRLPKILDLGDLVDKEKPLEDRHEKARQTTRALAQAKKPWISIGGGHDYGYCDGAGFLDLHKDNAVLINFDAHMDVRPTDKGFNSGTPFHRVLSEFSGHVDFAEVGIQNQCNSQAHIQWAKSKGASVFTLDQINAEGLMPVLKNFMKGKEQKKVFLSIDIDAFTSNEAPGCSQSWTTGLFTKEFLESFLYLIREFDVCGIGIYEVSPPLDQDNRTSKLAALLIHNFIFATLKKA; translated from the coding sequence ATGAGCTGGTTCCATCCCATCGACAAACATCTTCTTTTCACCAAAAATGATAAAGAGGATCCGCGTCTGGGTGAATGCGTCCAGCTTTTCCCTAAGGGCGATCTGCAACAGCTGACCTCTTTAGATTTTGATTTCGCTCTTCTTGGCTATCCTGATGACGAAGGCATTGCTTTGAATGGCGGTCGTCCCGGCGCTCAAAATGCGCCCACTCAAGTTCGCACTTTTCTTTATAAAATGACTCCGCACCTAGCAAGCACCCGCTTGCCAAAAATCCTGGATTTGGGTGACCTGGTTGATAAAGAAAAACCGCTTGAAGATCGCCACGAAAAAGCCCGCCAGACAACGCGGGCTTTGGCGCAAGCCAAGAAACCTTGGATCTCCATTGGCGGAGGTCATGACTATGGTTACTGCGATGGCGCGGGCTTTTTAGACCTTCACAAGGACAATGCCGTATTGATCAACTTCGATGCGCACATGGATGTCCGTCCTACTGACAAGGGCTTTAATTCAGGCACTCCTTTTCACCGCGTGCTTTCGGAGTTTTCCGGTCACGTAGACTTCGCGGAAGTCGGCATTCAGAATCAGTGTAACAGCCAGGCCCATATCCAATGGGCAAAAAGCAAAGGAGCTTCCGTCTTCACATTGGATCAAATCAATGCCGAAGGCCTTATGCCGGTTCTAAAAAACTTCATGAAGGGCAAAGAACAGAAAAAAGTTTTCTTAAGCATTGATATCGATGCTTTTACTTCGAATGAGGCTCCCGGTTGCAGTCAGTCTTGGACGACGGGTTTGTTCACAAAAGAATTTTTAGAAAGCTTTCTTTATCTGATTCGCGAATTCGATGTTTGCGGTATTGGTATTTACGAGGTTTCTCCTCCTTTGGATCAAGACAACCGCACCAGCAAACTGGCAGCACTTCTTATTCATAATTTCATCTTCGCCACTTTAAAAAAGGCCTAA